A stretch of Carassius auratus strain Wakin unplaced genomic scaffold, ASM336829v1 scaf_tig00015984, whole genome shotgun sequence DNA encodes these proteins:
- the LOC113074992 gene encoding zinc finger protein 665-like produces the protein MCFECEKTFTTAGSLKKSTRGSTLEKKKTFICDQCGKSSTLKANLTDHMRVHTREKPFTYDQCGTRYISSSDIKVQMDIHTGEKPYTCDQCDTFFLRASHLKQHKRVHTKEKPHSCHFCGKSFSCPEHLKVHQKIHTGVREHMCFECEKTFSSASSLKTHKRIHTGEKPYKCSLCDKRFRYSGNLKTHKRIHTGEKPYKCSLCDERFSQSGNLKTHKRIHNGMKPFKCSHCDERFSQSGNLQKHERVHTGEKPYTCDQCGKSFAIKENFTDHMRVHTGEKPFTCDQCGKSFSQSSTLKLHMNIHTEEKLYTCDQCGKMFLWSSNLTTHLKLHAKEKPHSCNLCGKSFPLIQYLKAHQKIHSGVREYMCFECEKTFISASSLKRHERIHTGEKPYKCLHCDKRFSDLGQLKRHERIHTGEKPYHCTECGKCFKHSSSLHNHTKNIHSK, from the coding sequence ATGTGTtttgagtgtgagaagacttttaCTACAGCGggcagtttaaaaaaaagcaccAGAGGATccacattggaaaaaaaaaaaacgttcataTGTGATCAATGCGGGAAGAGCTCCACACTAAAAGCAAACCTTACAGACCATATGAGAGTTCATACCAGAGAGAAACCATTCACGTATGATCAGTGTGGAACGCGTTACATATCCTCATCAGACATAAAGGTACAAATggacatccacactggagagaaaccgtacacatgtgatcaatgtgaCACATTCTTTTTGAGAGCTTCACACCTGAAGCAGCACAAGAGAGTTCATACAAAGGAAAAACCACATTCCTGCCATttttgtggaaagagtttttcatgtccagaacatttaaaagtgcatcagaaaatacatactggtgtgagagagcacatgtgctttgagtgtgaaaagacttttagttCAGCGAGCAGTTTAAAAACGCAtaagaggattcacactggagagaaaccgtacaagtGTTCActctgtgacaagagattcagatATTCAggaaatctgaaaacacacaagaggatccacactggagagaaaccttacaagtgttcactctgtgatgagagattcagtcagtcaggaaatctgaaaacacacaagaggaTCCACAATGGAATGAAACcttttaagtgttcacactgtgatgagagattcagtcagtcaggaaATCTGCAAAAACATGAGAGGGTTCACACAGGAGAAAAACcttacacatgtgatcagtgcgggaagagttttgcaataaaagaaaactttacggaccacatgagagttcatactggagagaaaccgttcacttgtgatcagtgcgggaagagtttctcaCAATCATCAACCCTCAAGttacacatgaacatccacaccgaagagaaactgtacacatgtgatcagtgcgggaaaaTGTTTTTGTGGTCTTCAAACCTGACAACACACCTGAAACTTCATgcaaaggagaaaccacattcatgtaatttgtgtggaaagagttttccattaatacaatatttgaaagcacatcagaaaatacattctggtgtgagagagtacatgtgctttgagtgtgaaaagacttttatttCAGCGAGCAGTTTAAAACggcatgagaggatccacactggagaaaaaccttacaagtgtttacactgtgacaagagattcagtgatttaGGACAGCTGAAAAGacacgagaggattcacactggagagaaaccgtatcactgcactgaaTGTGGGAAGTGTTTCAAACATTCATCTTCTCTACACAATCATACAAAAAACATTCACAGTAagtag